The following coding sequences are from one Triticum dicoccoides isolate Atlit2015 ecotype Zavitan chromosome 4A, WEW_v2.0, whole genome shotgun sequence window:
- the LOC119288635 gene encoding putative cyclin-dependent kinase F-2 → MAARKRPAAVLDAGHGHATAQHQQSPTCCKRSRASIGSTDDYEKVARLGKGGFGVVHRMRHRVTKKNVAVKFLSSPDVEDLEREARFLEACDGNPYVVGFEGLLRDPATGDTAGLVMEYVEASSLHSLLWDRRSDPPLPESTVRDFMWKLLTGAEKMHGHDRHIVHRDIKPANILVGRNGELVKICDLGLAMSMSGWPPYNRAGTTSYMAPEMILGKKDYDAQVDTWSIGCVFAELLTGKTMFKGYLEDDDEDKTKNDIRQLWSIFCVLGMPDERTWPGFTSLPLTAEALRRLPAGCKYSRLRYSFPEEKLSDEGFQVLQGLLTCNPEKRLTAAAALKHPWFDAPRSAAAAAKVDALSFPKKKAPRIKFIPPAVPQKNLLKIPLAVWNAAQRV, encoded by the coding sequence ATGGCTGCCCGCAAGCGACCTGCTGCCGTCCTCGACgccggccacggccacgccacggcTCAACATCAACAATCGCCGACGTGCTGCAAGAGGAGCCGCGCCTCCATCGGGAGCACCGACGACTACGAGAAGGTGGCCCGCCTAGGCAAAGGCGGCTTCGGCGTCGTCCACAGGATGCGCCACCGCGTCACCAAAAAGAACGTGGCCGTCAAGTTCCTCTCCTCCCCCGACGTCGAAGATCTTGAGCGGGAGGCGCGGTTCCTCGAGGCCTGCGACGGAAACCCTTACGTCGTCGGCTTCGAGGGCCTGCTGCGCGACCCGGCCACCGGCGACACCGCCGGCCTCGTCATGGAGTACGTCGAGGCGTCGAGCCTCCACTCTTTATTGTGGGACAGGCGCAGCGACCCGCCGCTCCCGGAATCCACGGTGCGCGACTTCATGTGGAAGCTCCTGACCGGTGCGGAAAAGATGCACGGGCACGACCGCCACATCGTTCACCGTGACATCAAGCCAGCCAATATCCTCGTCGGGAGAAACGGGGAGCTCGTCAAGATTTGCGACCTCGGGCTGGCCATGTCCATGTCCGGCTGGCCGCCGTACAACCGGGCCGGCACGACGTCCTACATGGCGCCCGAGATGATCCTTGgcaagaaggactacgacgcgcaagTGGACACGTGGTCCATCGGCTGCGTCTTTGCCGAACTGCTCACCGGCAAGACGATGTTCAAGGGCTACCTCGAAGATGACGACGAAGACAAGACGAAGAATGACATAAGGCAGCTGTGGAGCATCTTCTGTGTGCTCGGGATGCCGGACGAGAGGACGTGGCCAGGGTTCACCTCGCTGCCGCTCACCGCCGAGGCGCTGCGACGGCTGCCGGCGGGGTGCAAGTACAGCCGACTGCGGTATTCTTTCCCTGAAGAGAAGCTGTCCGATGAAGGATTTCAGGTGTTGCAAGGGCTCCTTACATGCAACCCCGAGAAGCGACTGACGGCAGCTGCCGCGCTGAAGCACCCATGGTTCGATGCTCCTcgttccgccgccgccgctgcgaaGGTCGACGCTCTGTCGTTTCCCAAAAAGAAGGCACCAAGGATCAAGTTCATCCCACCGGCCGTGCCCCAGAAGAATCTACTCAAAATTCCACTGGCCGTGTGGAACGCAGCGCAAAGAGTGTAA